A single Curtobacterium sp. MCJR17_020 DNA region contains:
- the tilS gene encoding tRNA lysidine(34) synthetase TilS, which yields MNSPRPRLDPAVAETRLAVRDLLATALDDGVVTAGDLVLVALSGGPDSLALAAATAFEAGKQGLRAGAVIVDHALQAGSEAVASRASRQASELGLDPVAVRRVAVGSDGGPEGAAREARHASIAEVASATGAPLVLLGHTLDDQAETVLLGLLRGSGPDSLSGMLPLARRDQGPAYGRPLLAVRRHATRQACAAAGLAPWHDPQNDDTAYARVRVRNTLMPVLERELGAGVPEALARTADQLREDSAALDHFAEEMAEDIAEHSEAGISLSVRALGANPPALRQRLVRLAVESEFGVTLSRVQTLEVCRLVTDWSGQGPIDLPGVRASRSGDRLSFSAG from the coding sequence GTGAACTCTCCGCGTCCCCGGCTGGACCCTGCCGTCGCCGAGACCCGCCTTGCGGTCCGCGACCTGCTCGCCACCGCGCTCGACGACGGCGTCGTCACCGCGGGTGACCTCGTGCTGGTCGCGCTGAGCGGCGGACCGGACTCGCTCGCGCTCGCAGCGGCCACCGCGTTCGAGGCGGGCAAGCAGGGGCTCCGAGCCGGGGCAGTGATCGTCGACCACGCGCTCCAGGCGGGCTCCGAGGCGGTCGCGAGCCGCGCCTCCCGGCAGGCATCCGAGCTGGGTCTGGACCCGGTCGCGGTCCGCAGGGTCGCGGTCGGCTCCGACGGTGGTCCGGAGGGCGCCGCCCGGGAGGCCCGCCACGCGTCGATCGCCGAGGTCGCGTCCGCCACAGGGGCGCCTCTCGTGCTGTTGGGACACACCCTGGACGACCAGGCCGAGACGGTGCTGCTGGGCCTGCTGCGCGGCAGCGGGCCGGACAGCCTGTCGGGCATGCTGCCGCTCGCGCGGCGCGACCAGGGACCGGCCTACGGCCGCCCGCTGCTCGCCGTGCGTCGGCACGCCACGCGGCAGGCATGCGCCGCCGCCGGGCTGGCGCCGTGGCACGACCCGCAGAACGACGACACGGCGTACGCCCGTGTCCGCGTGCGGAACACCCTCATGCCGGTGCTCGAGCGCGAACTCGGTGCCGGAGTGCCCGAGGCGCTGGCGCGGACGGCCGACCAGCTGCGCGAGGACTCGGCAGCACTCGACCACTTCGCGGAGGAGATGGCGGAGGACATCGCCGAGCACTCCGAGGCCGGCATCTCGCTGTCCGTCCGGGCACTCGGGGCGAACCCGCCGGCGCTCCGGCAGCGACTCGTGCGCCTGGCGGTGGAGAGCGAGTTCGGCGTGACGCTGTCGCGCGTGCAGACGCTCGAGGTCTGCCGGCTCGTCACGGACTGGAGCGGACAGGGACCGATCGACCTGCCGGGCGTCCGGGCGTCGCGATCCGGTGACCGCCTGTCGTTCAGCGCCGGTTAG
- the hpt gene encoding hypoxanthine phosphoribosyltransferase: MELSDVQADLSEVLFTPEQIDDKLAELAAVVDADYAGRDPLLVGVLKGAVMVMADFSRHLKMQARMDWMAVSSYGSGTKSSGVVRILKDLDTDLHGRDVLIVEDIIDSGLTLSWLKQNLQSRGAASVEIVALLRKPEAAKVEVDVKYVGFDIPDEFVVGYGLDYDERYRNLRGVGVLAPHVYS; this comes from the coding sequence GTGGAACTCTCCGACGTCCAGGCAGACCTGTCCGAAGTCCTCTTCACCCCCGAGCAGATCGACGACAAGCTCGCCGAACTCGCGGCGGTCGTCGACGCCGACTACGCGGGCCGCGACCCCCTGCTCGTCGGTGTGCTGAAGGGTGCCGTCATGGTGATGGCGGACTTCTCGCGGCACCTCAAGATGCAGGCGCGGATGGACTGGATGGCGGTGTCGTCCTACGGCTCCGGCACGAAGTCGTCCGGTGTGGTGCGGATCCTCAAGGACCTCGACACCGACCTGCACGGCCGCGACGTCCTCATCGTCGAGGACATCATCGACTCCGGTCTGACGCTGTCCTGGCTCAAGCAGAACCTGCAGTCCCGCGGTGCCGCGAGCGTCGAGATCGTCGCCCTGCTGCGCAAGCCCGAGGCCGCCAAGGTCGAGGTCGACGTCAAGTACGTGGGCTTCGACATCCCCGACGAGTTCGTGGTCGGCTACGGCCTGGACTACGACGAGCGCTACCGGAACCTGCGCGGTGTCGGCGTCCTGGCGCCGCACGTGTACTCGTAA
- the ftsH gene encoding ATP-dependent zinc metalloprotease FtsH, protein MNFKRIFRGPYLYVLIALAGIFIGWSVISQGSTTEVSTQKGLEQLADGKISSVIVNSTEQRVDMITRDGDKQEQFYYSTPRGEEVIQAVNDADLPKGYDDHVNTGNWFLSLLGVLLPFLIIGALFWFLLSSAQGGGSKVMQFGKSKAKINNKENPQVSFADVAGSDEAIEELHEIKEFLKEPAKFQAVGAKIPKGVLLYGPPGTGKTLLARAVAGEAGVPFYSISGSDFVEMFVGVGASRVRDLFEQAKANSPAIVFIDEIDAVGRHRGAGIGGGNDEREQTLNQLLVEMDGFDGKTNVILIAATNRPDVLDPALLRPGRFDRQIGVDAPGMAGRKQILEVHAKGKPLAASVDLELLARKTPGFTGADLANVLNEAALLTARSNAQLIDNRALDEAVDRVMAGPQRRTRIMSDQERLITAYHEGGHALAAAAMRHTDPVTKITILPRGRALGYTMVLPLEDKYSVTRNELLDQLTYAMGGRVAEEIVFHDPTTGASNDIEKATGTARKMVTEYGMSQAVGSVKLGSGSSEPFVGRDMSGGTGRDYSENIAQTVDAETRALLEAAHNEAYQVLNDNRDILDRLAGELLEKETLDAPELVEIFKDVRKLPERPQWLSSDKRPVSNLPAIDVPGQAAATAADQSDSESTSKPRRRPFGNPGIAPA, encoded by the coding sequence ATGAACTTCAAGCGCATCTTCCGCGGCCCGTACCTCTACGTGCTGATCGCGCTGGCGGGCATCTTCATCGGCTGGAGCGTCATCAGCCAGGGCAGCACGACCGAGGTCAGCACCCAGAAGGGCCTCGAGCAGCTCGCCGACGGCAAGATCTCGTCCGTCATCGTCAACTCCACCGAGCAGCGGGTCGACATGATCACCCGCGACGGCGACAAGCAGGAGCAGTTCTACTACTCCACGCCCCGTGGCGAAGAGGTCATCCAGGCCGTCAACGACGCCGACCTGCCCAAGGGCTACGACGACCACGTGAACACGGGCAACTGGTTCCTGTCGCTCCTCGGCGTCCTGCTCCCGTTCCTGATCATCGGTGCCCTGTTCTGGTTCCTGCTCTCGAGCGCCCAGGGCGGCGGCTCGAAGGTCATGCAGTTCGGCAAGTCGAAGGCGAAGATCAACAACAAGGAGAACCCGCAGGTGTCGTTCGCCGACGTCGCGGGCTCCGACGAGGCGATCGAGGAACTCCACGAGATCAAGGAGTTCCTGAAGGAGCCGGCGAAGTTCCAGGCCGTCGGCGCCAAGATCCCGAAGGGCGTGCTGCTGTACGGCCCTCCCGGAACCGGCAAGACCCTGCTCGCCCGCGCCGTCGCCGGCGAAGCGGGTGTGCCGTTCTACTCGATCTCCGGTTCGGACTTCGTCGAGATGTTCGTCGGTGTCGGTGCGAGCCGTGTCCGTGACCTCTTCGAGCAGGCCAAGGCGAACTCGCCGGCCATCGTCTTCATCGACGAGATCGACGCCGTCGGTCGTCACCGCGGTGCCGGCATCGGCGGCGGCAACGACGAGCGCGAGCAGACGCTCAACCAGCTGCTCGTCGAGATGGACGGCTTCGACGGCAAGACCAACGTCATCCTGATCGCCGCGACGAACCGTCCCGACGTGCTCGACCCCGCGCTCCTGCGTCCGGGCCGCTTCGACCGCCAGATCGGTGTCGACGCCCCGGGCATGGCCGGCCGCAAGCAGATCCTCGAGGTGCACGCGAAGGGCAAGCCGCTCGCCGCGAGCGTCGACCTCGAGCTGCTCGCCCGCAAGACGCCTGGTTTCACCGGCGCCGACCTGGCGAACGTCCTGAACGAGGCCGCGCTGCTCACCGCCCGGTCGAACGCGCAGCTCATCGACAACCGTGCGCTGGACGAGGCCGTCGACCGCGTCATGGCGGGTCCCCAGCGCCGGACCCGGATCATGTCCGACCAGGAACGCCTGATCACCGCGTACCACGAGGGCGGCCACGCCCTGGCGGCAGCGGCGATGCGGCACACCGACCCGGTCACGAAGATCACGATCCTGCCGCGTGGCCGTGCCCTCGGTTACACGATGGTGCTCCCGCTCGAGGACAAGTACTCGGTCACCCGCAACGAGCTGCTCGACCAGCTCACCTACGCCATGGGTGGACGCGTCGCCGAGGAGATCGTGTTCCACGACCCCACCACCGGCGCCTCGAACGACATCGAGAAGGCCACCGGCACCGCCCGCAAGATGGTCACCGAGTACGGCATGAGCCAGGCCGTCGGGTCCGTCAAGCTCGGCTCCGGGTCGAGCGAGCCGTTCGTCGGCCGTGACATGAGCGGCGGGACCGGTCGCGACTACTCGGAGAACATCGCCCAGACCGTCGACGCCGAGACCCGTGCGCTGCTCGAAGCCGCGCACAACGAGGCCTACCAGGTGCTCAACGACAACCGCGACATCCTCGACCGCCTGGCCGGCGAGCTCCTCGAGAAGGAGACGCTCGACGCACCGGAGCTCGTGGAGATCTTCAAGGACGTCCGCAAGCTGCCGGAGCGCCCGCAGTGGCTCTCCAGCGACAAGCGTCCGGTGAGCAACCTGCCCGCGATCGACGTGCCCGGGCAGGCCGCCGCCACCGCAGCGGACCAGTCGGACAGCGAGTCGACCTCGAAGCCCCGTCGTCGCCCCTTCGGCAACCCGGGTATCGCCCCGGCGTAG
- the folP gene encoding dihydropteroate synthase: MTDLPTRRARRVDTRGGPTPDRTRVLGILNVTPDSFSDGGLHQAYDAAVQHARDLVAAGADIIDVGGESTRPGSERVPVPVEQERVLPVVRQLVAEGIPVSVDTMNASTAERAVELGAAIINDVSGGLADPDMARVVASTGAGFVVMHWRGHSDRMYRNAEYVHAVDEVRREVEMRVAELIVLGVRQEQVVIDPGLGFAKQGVQNWEILAGYERFASIGLPVLVAASRKRFLDGVGSPEGAPPKDRDLATAAISLLAAERGAWGVRVHDPAPTRAVLDVWDAWRAARS; encoded by the coding sequence ATGACCGACCTGCCGACGAGACGTGCTCGTCGGGTCGACACCCGCGGCGGTCCGACACCGGACCGCACGCGGGTGTTGGGCATCCTCAACGTGACGCCGGACTCGTTCAGTGACGGCGGGCTGCACCAGGCCTACGACGCCGCCGTGCAGCACGCGCGTGACCTCGTCGCTGCGGGTGCCGACATCATCGACGTCGGTGGGGAGTCGACCCGCCCGGGCTCCGAACGGGTGCCGGTGCCGGTCGAGCAGGAGCGCGTCCTGCCGGTCGTCCGGCAGCTCGTCGCCGAGGGCATCCCGGTGAGCGTCGACACGATGAACGCCTCGACCGCCGAACGGGCCGTCGAACTCGGCGCCGCGATCATCAACGACGTGTCCGGGGGCCTGGCCGACCCGGACATGGCCCGTGTGGTCGCGTCGACCGGGGCCGGCTTCGTGGTCATGCACTGGCGTGGCCACAGCGACCGGATGTACCGCAACGCCGAGTACGTGCACGCCGTCGACGAGGTCCGGCGCGAGGTCGAGATGCGGGTCGCCGAGCTCATCGTCCTCGGGGTGCGCCAAGAGCAGGTCGTGATCGACCCGGGCCTCGGCTTCGCCAAGCAGGGCGTGCAGAACTGGGAGATCCTGGCCGGCTACGAACGGTTCGCCTCGATCGGCCTGCCGGTGCTCGTCGCCGCATCACGCAAGCGGTTCCTGGACGGCGTCGGCAGCCCCGAGGGTGCCCCGCCGAAGGACCGCGACCTCGCCACCGCCGCCATCAGCCTGCTCGCCGCCGAACGCGGCGCGTGGGGGGTGCGCGTGCACGACCCGGCACCGACCCGTGCCGTGCTCGACGTCTGGGACGCCTGGAGGGCAGCTCGCTCGTGA
- the folB gene encoding dihydroneopterin aldolase: MNDTIRLVGVRARGHHGVFDHERADGQDFVVDVAVELDARAASDSDDLDATVHYGVLAEQVVAEIERDPVDLIETLAERIASAVLTHRAALATEVTVHKPQAPITVPFTDVSITIRRARGATVPDEEEE; encoded by the coding sequence GTGAACGACACCATCCGCCTCGTCGGGGTCCGCGCACGCGGCCACCACGGGGTCTTCGACCATGAACGTGCCGACGGTCAGGACTTCGTCGTCGACGTCGCCGTGGAGCTCGACGCCCGCGCGGCCTCGGACAGCGACGACCTCGACGCCACCGTGCACTACGGCGTGCTCGCCGAGCAGGTCGTCGCCGAGATCGAACGCGACCCGGTGGACCTGATCGAGACCCTCGCCGAACGCATCGCGTCCGCGGTGCTCACCCACCGTGCGGCCCTGGCGACCGAGGTCACCGTGCACAAGCCGCAGGCACCCATCACCGTGCCGTTCACCGACGTCTCGATCACCATCCGCCGTGCCCGCGGGGCGACCGTGCCGGACGAGGAAGAAGAGTGA
- the folK gene encoding 2-amino-4-hydroxy-6-hydroxymethyldihydropteridine diphosphokinase codes for MSRVVVALGANLGDRGSTLRAAARAVAALPGVHPVASSHEVESVAVTLDGRDDTKPRYRNAVVVVDTDLEPQAFLDALHGIEDEHGRTRDVRWGDRTLDLDVVAVDDLRIDTATLTVPHPRAAERAFVLAPWLDADPAAVLPGAGPVADLLAAVGDDTERVDEPRLFADVLGASRATAEGNVTQP; via the coding sequence GTGAGCCGCGTCGTCGTCGCGCTCGGCGCCAACCTCGGCGACCGGGGGAGCACTCTCCGCGCCGCCGCCCGAGCGGTCGCCGCGCTGCCCGGGGTCCACCCGGTGGCGTCGAGCCACGAGGTCGAGTCGGTCGCCGTCACCCTGGACGGCCGCGACGACACCAAGCCGCGGTACCGCAACGCCGTCGTGGTCGTCGACACCGACCTCGAGCCGCAGGCGTTCCTCGACGCGCTGCACGGCATCGAGGACGAGCACGGCCGCACCCGCGACGTCCGCTGGGGCGACCGGACCCTCGACCTCGACGTCGTCGCCGTCGACGACCTGCGCATCGACACCGCCACGCTCACCGTCCCGCACCCCCGTGCCGCCGAGCGGGCGTTCGTGCTCGCACCGTGGCTCGACGCCGACCCCGCGGCCGTCCTGCCCGGCGCCGGACCGGTGGCCGACCTGCTCGCCGCCGTGGGGGACGACACCGAGCGCGTCGACGAGCCGCGCCTGTTCGCGGACGTGCTCGGTGCCTCCCGGGCCACCGCCGAAGGGAACGTGACCCAGCCGTGA
- a CDS encoding DUF3180 domain-containing protein — protein sequence MKPTRPSTLLSIAVVTAVAGFAFDAVLASRQSPTLLLAVPLGITLAFIGVAVVLMARPVRRHAREGAGRQRPVDPLYATRVVVLAKASSICGVLFGGFAIGLVVYLLTRSVTPSLGSTLPNVVAVGGGIVLTVCALVAERMCIAPPGDDDEPGDPRNGTTAN from the coding sequence GTGAAGCCGACCCGTCCCTCCACCCTGCTCAGCATCGCCGTCGTGACCGCGGTGGCGGGCTTCGCGTTCGACGCGGTGCTCGCCTCGCGACAGTCGCCGACGCTGCTGCTCGCCGTGCCGCTCGGCATCACGCTCGCGTTCATCGGCGTCGCCGTCGTGCTCATGGCGCGTCCTGTCCGCCGACACGCCCGCGAGGGCGCCGGCCGGCAGCGCCCGGTCGACCCGCTCTACGCTACGCGCGTGGTGGTGCTGGCGAAGGCCTCGAGCATCTGCGGCGTCCTGTTCGGCGGCTTCGCGATCGGGCTGGTCGTGTACCTCCTGACCCGCTCGGTGACGCCTTCGCTAGGCTCGACCCTGCCGAACGTGGTCGCCGTCGGGGGCGGGATCGTGCTGACGGTCTGCGCACTCGTGGCAGAGCGCATGTGCATCGCCCCTCCGGGCGACGACGACGAACCGGGCGATCCCCGGAACGGCACGACGGCGAACTGA
- a CDS encoding PH domain-containing protein has protein sequence MARERLDEPGLGLTGIDWTRVSAKLVWTELITTLVIGLVVTAGLVLIGIVNDGFGSGAGTVWLLIGIVVLVITLVTAALTPRRVRAIGYALRDDDLVVRRGLMWQRFTAVPYGRMQLVDVARGPLDRALGMSELKFVTAAAATNVRIPGIPATDADELRDRLVELAESRRAGL, from the coding sequence ATGGCGCGTGAACGACTCGACGAGCCGGGCCTTGGCCTGACCGGCATCGACTGGACCAGGGTGTCCGCGAAGCTCGTGTGGACCGAACTCATCACGACCCTGGTGATCGGCCTGGTGGTGACCGCCGGCCTGGTCCTGATCGGGATCGTCAACGACGGCTTCGGCTCGGGCGCCGGCACGGTCTGGTTGCTCATCGGCATCGTGGTGCTGGTCATCACGCTCGTCACCGCTGCGCTGACGCCCCGCCGGGTCCGTGCGATCGGCTACGCCCTGCGCGACGACGACCTGGTGGTCCGCCGCGGCCTGATGTGGCAGCGCTTCACGGCGGTGCCGTACGGGCGCATGCAGCTCGTCGACGTGGCACGTGGTCCGCTCGACCGGGCGCTCGGCATGAGCGAGCTGAAGTTCGTGACGGCCGCGGCCGCCACGAACGTCCGCATCCCCGGCATCCCCGCGACGGACGCCGACGAACTGCGCGACCGGCTCGTCGAGCTCGCCGAGTCCCGCCGCGCCGGGCTGTAG
- a CDS encoding PH domain-containing protein → MTFRPGPPPPAPPTRGNAAAAAPLTDGEWHRLHPLTPLLKGGIFLIVILGYVLNSLRDQLVEFFIPGGEQQDGDPVRYVYEHGVVGWVLLGVAVFLLVLIGLFYLSWRMHEFRVTGEIVEVRSGVLFRNHRKARLDRIQGINISRPLIPRVFGTAKLEIAQAGNDANVQLAYLGVKAADDLRLRILVLASGAKDDDRGSGPARASNGVLQDRVDEMFSPELDPAAVQATRIVKVKPGRLIASMLLSGTTVFILLAVAAMIVSVVLTGEYGILFGLFPAVIGAGSYYVRKFSRSLQYTIAETRDGIRIGFGLVSTSNETLPPGRIHAVSVAQPLLWRPFGWWDIRINRATTAGNGASSNQQASAIVLPVGTAADVREVLDIILPGLVGTVVAGPEASPEALREGSAEAVSVVDDSLTTSGDQGGFVHSPRRGAWLRPFAFRRNGYRFVQGAVLLRLGAVWRSLVIVPLPRVQSVKVEQGPLERVLRLAAVHVHTVAGPVSARVGALDARDAQRLWSETTQRAVEAAAVDTSHRWREREARPESARHAADVPWPGTGAPAGPDADHRPGTVPPGPGWSDVPPTGAVR, encoded by the coding sequence GTGACCTTCCGACCCGGCCCGCCGCCGCCCGCCCCGCCCACGCGCGGGAACGCCGCTGCCGCAGCGCCCCTGACCGACGGCGAGTGGCACCGCCTGCACCCGCTGACCCCGCTGCTCAAGGGCGGGATCTTCCTGATCGTCATCCTCGGCTACGTGCTGAACAGCCTGCGTGACCAGCTCGTCGAGTTCTTCATCCCCGGCGGCGAGCAGCAGGACGGCGACCCCGTCCGTTACGTCTACGAGCACGGCGTCGTCGGCTGGGTGCTGCTCGGCGTCGCGGTGTTCCTGCTCGTGCTGATCGGGCTCTTCTACCTGTCCTGGCGGATGCACGAGTTCCGGGTCACCGGCGAGATCGTCGAGGTCCGCTCCGGCGTGCTGTTCCGGAACCACCGCAAGGCCCGGCTCGACCGGATCCAGGGCATCAACATCTCGCGTCCGCTCATCCCGCGGGTGTTCGGCACGGCGAAGCTCGAGATCGCCCAGGCCGGCAACGACGCCAACGTGCAGCTCGCGTACCTCGGGGTGAAGGCCGCCGACGACCTGCGGCTGCGCATCCTCGTGCTCGCCTCTGGTGCGAAGGACGACGACCGTGGCAGTGGTCCGGCGCGCGCGTCGAACGGTGTGCTGCAGGACCGCGTCGACGAGATGTTCTCGCCCGAGCTCGACCCCGCCGCGGTGCAGGCCACCCGGATCGTCAAGGTGAAGCCCGGTCGGCTGATCGCGTCGATGCTGCTCTCCGGCACCACCGTCTTCATCCTGCTGGCCGTGGCGGCGATGATCGTCAGCGTCGTGCTCACCGGCGAGTACGGGATCCTGTTCGGCCTGTTCCCCGCCGTGATCGGTGCGGGCAGCTACTACGTCCGCAAGTTCTCGCGGTCACTGCAGTACACGATCGCCGAGACCCGCGACGGCATCCGGATCGGGTTCGGGCTCGTCTCGACCTCGAACGAGACGCTGCCCCCCGGCCGCATCCACGCCGTCAGCGTCGCGCAGCCACTGCTCTGGCGTCCGTTCGGCTGGTGGGACATCCGGATCAACCGGGCGACGACCGCCGGCAACGGTGCGTCGAGCAACCAGCAGGCCTCCGCCATCGTGCTGCCCGTCGGCACCGCGGCCGACGTCCGCGAGGTCCTCGACATCATCCTGCCCGGCCTGGTCGGCACCGTCGTCGCGGGCCCCGAGGCCTCGCCGGAGGCCCTGCGGGAAGGCTCCGCCGAGGCCGTGAGCGTCGTCGACGACAGCCTGACCACGAGCGGCGACCAGGGCGGCTTCGTGCACTCCCCGCGCCGCGGCGCGTGGCTCCGCCCGTTCGCGTTCCGGCGCAACGGGTACCGGTTCGTGCAGGGCGCGGTGCTGCTCCGGCTCGGCGCCGTCTGGCGGTCGCTCGTCATCGTGCCGCTGCCCCGGGTGCAGAGCGTCAAGGTCGAACAGGGTCCGCTCGAGCGTGTCCTGCGGCTCGCCGCCGTCCACGTGCACACCGTCGCAGGGCCGGTCTCGGCCCGCGTCGGTGCGCTCGACGCGCGGGACGCGCAACGTCTGTGGTCCGAGACCACCCAGCGCGCCGTCGAGGCCGCTGCGGTCGACACATCCCACCGGTGGCGCGAACGGGAGGCCCGTCCCGAGTCCGCCAGGCACGCTGCGGACGTGCCGTGGCCCGGGACCGGAGCCCCTGCCGGACCCGACGCCGACCACCGGCCCGGCACCGTGCCTCCCGGCCCGGGGTGGAGCGACGTGCCGCCGACCGGAGCGGTCCGATGA
- a CDS encoding Rossmann-like and DUF2520 domain-containing protein encodes MRAGRLGVGIVGAGRVGPVLGAALANAEHAVVGVTAVSAESRDRAEAMLPGAPVLATPDLVERSELVLLAVPDDQLASLVQGLADAGIWQPGQLVVHTSPDHGVGILAPAMAAGAIPLAIHPAMAFTGTSVDLSRLRDAYCAVTAPSPVLPIAQALVVEMGAEPFVIAEGDRPAYADAVRAAVSFSTAIVDQSAGTLSGIGVDHPGRVLGALVRSAVDNALTAADGQSTL; translated from the coding sequence ATGAGGGCCGGGCGCCTCGGTGTCGGCATCGTCGGGGCCGGACGGGTCGGACCCGTGCTCGGCGCCGCGCTCGCGAACGCGGAGCACGCGGTCGTCGGCGTGACCGCCGTGTCCGCCGAGAGCCGTGACCGCGCCGAGGCGATGCTGCCCGGCGCTCCCGTGCTCGCGACGCCGGACCTGGTCGAGCGGAGCGAACTCGTCCTGCTCGCGGTGCCGGACGACCAGCTGGCCTCGCTCGTGCAGGGCCTGGCGGACGCCGGCATCTGGCAGCCCGGGCAGCTCGTCGTGCACACCAGCCCGGACCACGGCGTCGGCATCCTCGCCCCCGCGATGGCGGCTGGTGCGATCCCGCTCGCCATCCACCCCGCGATGGCGTTCACCGGCACCAGCGTCGATCTGTCGCGGCTCCGTGACGCCTACTGCGCGGTCACCGCCCCGTCGCCCGTGCTGCCCATCGCGCAGGCCCTGGTGGTCGAGATGGGTGCCGAGCCGTTCGTCATCGCCGAGGGGGACCGGCCCGCGTACGCCGACGCCGTCCGCGCCGCCGTGAGCTTCTCGACCGCGATCGTGGACCAGTCGGCGGGCACGCTCTCCGGCATCGGTGTGGACCACCCCGGCCGGGTGCTCGGTGCGCTCGTCCGCTCCGCCGTCGACAACGCACTGACGGCGGCCGACGGGCAGTCCACGCTGTAG
- the lysS gene encoding lysine--tRNA ligase, with amino-acid sequence MTDETATTDTAIADAAALAEQETSEQRQVRLDKRAKLLESGIEAYPAELPITTTIPAVREQYAHLETGEETQDVVGVAGRIVFSRNTGKLCFASLQSGDGSRIQAMVSLAEVGDESLARWKEFVDLGDHVFVHGRVISSRRGELSIMVDEWAIAAKAILPLPNLHNELNEETRVRQRYLDLIVRDEARATVRARAAVMSSLRQTFTEHEYLEVETPMLQTQHGGASARPFVTHSNAFDTELFLRIAPELFLKRAVVGGIDRVFEINRNFRNEGADSSHSPEFAMVEAYQAYGNYEQMADLTQELVQNAARAVTGGSLEVTLPDGSTYDLGGEWPRIDMYGSLSEAAGREITPETPLSELQELAAAEGVEVAHATHGKYVEELWEHFVIDSLDRPTFVMNFPVDTSPLTREHRTRPGIVEKWDLYVRGFELATAYSELVDPVVQRERFVEQAKLAAGGDPEAMRVDEEFLRALEHAMPPSGGMGMGVDRLLMAITGLGIRETILFPLVK; translated from the coding sequence ATGACCGACGAGACCGCCACCACCGACACCGCGATCGCCGACGCCGCCGCACTGGCCGAGCAGGAGACCAGCGAGCAGCGACAGGTCCGGCTCGACAAGCGCGCGAAGCTGCTCGAGTCCGGCATCGAGGCGTACCCCGCCGAGCTCCCGATCACGACGACGATCCCGGCGGTCCGCGAGCAGTACGCGCACCTCGAGACGGGTGAGGAGACGCAGGACGTCGTCGGTGTCGCCGGCCGCATCGTGTTCTCGCGCAACACCGGCAAGCTCTGCTTCGCGTCGTTGCAGTCCGGCGACGGGTCCCGCATCCAGGCGATGGTGTCCCTCGCCGAGGTCGGTGACGAGTCCCTCGCGCGCTGGAAGGAGTTCGTCGACCTCGGCGACCACGTGTTCGTGCACGGCCGCGTGATCTCCTCGCGCCGCGGTGAGCTGTCGATCATGGTCGACGAGTGGGCGATCGCGGCGAAGGCGATCCTGCCGCTGCCGAACCTGCACAACGAACTGAACGAGGAGACGCGGGTCCGCCAGCGCTACCTCGACCTCATCGTCCGCGACGAAGCCCGCGCCACCGTCCGCGCCCGCGCCGCCGTGATGTCCTCGCTCCGCCAGACCTTCACCGAGCACGAGTACCTCGAGGTCGAGACGCCGATGCTGCAGACCCAGCACGGTGGCGCCTCGGCTCGTCCGTTCGTGACCCACTCCAACGCGTTCGACACCGAGCTCTTCCTGCGCATCGCGCCCGAGCTCTTCCTGAAGCGCGCGGTCGTCGGCGGCATCGACCGGGTGTTCGAGATCAACCGGAACTTCCGCAACGAGGGCGCCGACTCGTCGCACTCGCCCGAGTTCGCGATGGTCGAGGCGTACCAGGCGTACGGCAACTACGAGCAGATGGCCGACCTGACGCAGGAGCTCGTGCAGAACGCTGCGCGGGCCGTGACCGGAGGCTCGCTCGAGGTCACCCTGCCCGACGGCAGCACGTACGACCTCGGCGGCGAGTGGCCGCGCATCGACATGTACGGCTCGCTGTCCGAGGCGGCCGGTCGTGAGATCACCCCGGAGACTCCGCTGTCCGAGCTGCAGGAGCTCGCCGCTGCCGAGGGCGTCGAGGTCGCGCACGCCACGCACGGCAAGTACGTCGAGGAGCTCTGGGAGCACTTCGTCATCGACTCGCTCGACCGCCCGACGTTCGTGATGAACTTCCCGGTCGACACCTCGCCGCTCACCCGCGAGCACCGCACCCGTCCGGGCATCGTCGAGAAGTGGGACCTGTACGTCCGCGGGTTCGAGCTCGCGACGGCGTACTCCGAGCTCGTCGACCCGGTCGTGCAGCGGGAGCGCTTCGTCGAGCAGGCGAAGCTCGCAGCCGGCGGCGACCCCGAGGCGATGCGGGTCGACGAGGAGTTCCTGCGGGCACTCGAGCACGCGATGCCCCCGTCGGGTGGCATGGGCATGGGCGTCGACCGCCTGCTCATGGCGATCACCGGCCTCGGGATCCGCGAGACGATCCTCTTCCCGCTGGTCAAGTAG